The segment CCTCGGTCACCGAGAGATAGGCGTCGGGCAGATCGATGTACTTGCCGACGAGGGCGACGGTGACCTCGTGTGCCGGGTTGTGGACCCGGTCCAGCAGATCGTCCCAGGTCGTCCAGTCGACATCGCGGAAGGGCAGGTCGAGCTTGCGCACCACATAGGCGTCAAGGCCCTCGGTGTGCAGCACCTTGGGGATGTCGTAGATCGACTTGGCGTCGATGGCGGCGACCACGGCGGCCTCGTCGACATCGCACATCAGGGAGATCTTCCGCTTGATCGCGGTCGGCACCTCCCGGTCGGCGCGGAGCACGATCGCGTCGGGCTGGATGCCGATATTGCGCAGCGCGGCGACCGAGTGCTGGGTCGGCTTGGTCTTCAGCTCGCCGGACGGGCCGATGTAGGGCAGCAGGGAGATGTGGACGACGAAGACGTTGTCCCGGCCGACCTCGTGGCGGACCTGGCGGACGGTCTCCAGGAACGGCAGCGACTCGATGTCGCCGACCGTGCCGCCGACCTCGGTGATGACGACATCGACGTCGTCGGTCGCCATCCGGCGGATCCGGCTCTTGATCTCGTTGGTGATGTGCGGGATGACCTGCACGGTGTCGCCCAGGTACTCGCCGCGCCGCTCCTTGGCGATGACCTGCGAGTAGACCTGGCCGGTGGTGACGTTGGCCGAACCGTCGAGGTCGACGTCGAGGAAGCGCTCGTAGTGGCCGATGTCCAGGTCGGTCTCGGCGCCGTCGTTGGTGACGAACACCTCGCCGTGCTGGAAGGGGTTCATCGTGCCGGGGTCGACGTTCAGATAGGGGTCGAGCTTCTGCATCGTGACCCGCAGTCCCCGGGCCTTGAGCAGCGCACCCAGGCTGGAGGCCGTCAGGCCCTTTCCGAGGGAGGAGGCGACACCCCCGGTGACGAAGATGTGCTTGGTCGTCATGGTGTTGGGCGGCATCGCCAAGAGGGGGCTCCCGTGGTCGCGAGGTGAGGTGATTACCGGCAGCCCGTACCGAGGCCCGGAAGGGGTCGGGGGGTGCCGTCGCTGCGGTTTCGGGGCTCCTGTTCTCCACAGGCGTGCCACCGGTCCACGGGGTACCAGGGTATCAGCGACAGGGGGAGACCGCTTCCGGCCACGCCCTCTCACGTCCCTCCCTCTCTCCCCTCGGACCCGTCTCCGACACCCCTGCCCCGGCCGCCGCACCACCCCTGTCTCAGCGCTTACACCTCACTGACACCACCCCTCACCAGCGGTTCACCCTTGGCTCACTCGTTCGGATGACTCACGTTGTCGAGAGCGCCACGCGGATGGCTGTGTCGCGTCGTATCCTGCTCGGACACTCGCTCTTCTGAGCGATGCCGAGGGGCGCGCGGAGCGCATCGGAGCAGGGTGGCGACGATGGCGTCGGTACGGTTCACAGCCGTGTTTCCGCAGCTCGTCCGGGCCCCGTACCGGTGATGTACGCGGCCCCGACCACAGCAAGCGCCCTACGGGGCGGACGTGGCCGTTCGACTGGAGATGCACGTGGCCGGGCGCATCGAGGATTACGCACTCATCGGGGACATGCAGACCGCCGCACTGGTCTGCCGGGACGGCACAGCGGACTGGCTGTGCCTGCCCCGCTTCGACTCGCAGGCCGTCTTCGCGGGACTGCTCGGCACCGAGGAACACGGCTTCTGGAGACTGGGGCCCGCCCCCGCCCCCGGAGCCGAGCCCCCGGCCGCCGACCGCCGCCGCTACCGGGGCGACTCCCTGATCCTGGAGTCCGAGTGGGACACCCCGCGCGGCACGGTCAGGGTGACGGACTTCATGCCGCCGCGCGACGGCGCCCCTCAGCTCATCCGGATCGTGGAGGGCGTCAGCGGGCGGGTCCCGATGCGCTCCGCACTGCGGATGCGGTTCTCGTACGGCCGGATCGTGCCGTGGGTCCACAAGGTCGACGGCCGGACGGTCGCCGTGGCCGGCCCCGACTCGGTCTGGTTCGACTCCCCCGCCGACACCTACGGCAAGGACCTGACGACCTACGCCGACTTCACCGTCTCCCCCGGCGAGCGGATCGCCTTCACCCTCTCCTGGCAGCCCTCGCACCACCGGCCGCCCGCGCTGCCCGAGCCGGAGGCCTCACTGGAGGCCACGGAGGACTTCTGGCGCGACTGGGTCGAGCACTGTACGTACCACGGCCCCTACCGAGAGGCCGTGGTCCGCTCCCTGATCACCCTCAAAGCCCTCACCTACGCCCCCACCGGCGGTATCGTCGCCGCGCCCACCACCTCCCTGCCGGAGGAGATCGGCGGCGTACGGAACTGGGACTACCGCTACACCTGGCTCCGCGACGCCGCGATCACCCTCTCCTCCCTGCTGCGCACCGGCTACCGCGAGGAGGCCCGCGCCTGGCGCGAGTGGCTGCTGCGGGCCGTCGCCGGAGACCCGGAGAACCTCCAGATCATGTACGGCATCGCCGGTGAGCGGGAGCTGGGCGAGGCGGAGCTGGACTGGCTGCCGGGGTACGAGAACTCCACCCCCGTCCGGGTCGGCAACGGCGCCGCCCATCAGCTCCAGCTCGATGTCTACGGCGAGGTCACCGAGGCGCTCCATCTGGCCCATATGACCGGTCTCGCCCGCAACGACTACGCCTCTCTCCTCCAGCTCAAGCTGATCGAATATCTGGAGAAGCACTGGATGGAGCCGGACGAAGGGATCTGGGAGGTCCGCGGACCGCGCCGCCACTTCGTCCACTCCAAGGTCATGGCCTGGGTCGCGGTCGACCGGACCATCAAGCTCATCGAGGCCGGTGATGTCGACGGGCCGCTGGAGCGCTGGCGGCAGATGCGCGACGACATCCACCGGGACGTCTGCGAGAAGGGCTATGACCGGGAGCGCAACACCTTCACCCAGTCGTACGGCTCCAAGGAGCTGGACGCCTCCCTGCTGCTGATCCCGCAGATGGGCTTCCTGCCGCCCGACGACAAGCGGGTCATCGGCACCATCGAGGCGATCCAGCGCGAGCTGTCCACCGAGGACGGCTTCGTCCTGCGCTATCCGACGGCAGGTGAGGACGCCGGGGTCGACGGTCTGGAGGGCGACGAGGGCGCGTTCCTCGCCTGCTCGTTCTGGCTCGCCGACGATCTGGCGATGATCGGCCGGGTCGACGAGGCCCGGAAGCTGTTCGAGAGGCTGCTGGCGCTCCGCAACGACCTCGGTCTGCTGGCCGAGGAGTGGGACTCCAAGAACGGCCGCCAGGTGGGGAACTTCCCGCAGGCCTTCAGCCATGTCCCGCTGATCGACACGGCGCTGCGGCTGACCGCTTCCGGCGCGTACGGCGGATAGGGACAGCACGTTCGTGGAGATCCGAGGAGAGCCCCAGGGCGGGATCACCGTCCGCAGGGCGCTCGAACTGCCCGGGCTGCGGTCCGGCCTTCCGGAGGTCGTGACCGGGGCCGAGAAGCTGAACCGCACCGTGCGCTGGGTCCACGCGGGCGAGGTGCCGAATATCGCGTCGCTGCTCAAGGGCGGTGAGCTGCTGCTGACGACGGGTCTGGGCCTGGGCACCAGACCCGCCGAGCAGCGCGCCTTCGTCCGGCAGCTGGCCGAGCGGGGTATCGCCGCCCTCGTGGTGGAGCTGGGGCCGCGGTTCAGCAAGCTGCCGTCGTCGATCGTCGACACCGCCCGCTCCAGCGGGCTGCCGCTGGTGCAGCTCCACCGGGAGGTGCCCTTCGTCTCGGTGACGGAGGAGATCCATACCGAGATCGTCAACGGGCACTACGCCCTGCTGCGCCGCGCCGACGAGGTCCACCGCCGCTGTACGGAGGTGTTGCTCGGCGGCGGCGGCATCCCGCAGGTGCTGGGGATCCTCGCCGATTTCGCGGCGCGGCCGGTCTTTCTGGAGACCGCCGAGGGGGAGCTGCTGTACGCGGCCGGGCCGGGCGCCGCCGATACCGCGGCCGATCCGCTCCAGGTGTGGGAGGGGCTGCGGGGCCCCCGGGAGACCCGGCTCTCCCCTCCCGCGGGCACGGTCCTCGTCGATGTCCCCGGCGGCGGGCAGGGCGCCTCCGCGGTCCGGGCCAGGCTGGTGCTGCCCTCGGTCGGCACCCCGCCGCACCCG is part of the Streptomyces qinzhouensis genome and harbors:
- a CDS encoding CTP synthase, whose translation is MPPNTMTTKHIFVTGGVASSLGKGLTASSLGALLKARGLRVTMQKLDPYLNVDPGTMNPFQHGEVFVTNDGAETDLDIGHYERFLDVDLDGSANVTTGQVYSQVIAKERRGEYLGDTVQVIPHITNEIKSRIRRMATDDVDVVITEVGGTVGDIESLPFLETVRQVRHEVGRDNVFVVHISLLPYIGPSGELKTKPTQHSVAALRNIGIQPDAIVLRADREVPTAIKRKISLMCDVDEAAVVAAIDAKSIYDIPKVLHTEGLDAYVVRKLDLPFRDVDWTTWDDLLDRVHNPAHEVTVALVGKYIDLPDAYLSVTEALRAGGFANRARVKVKWVTSDDCKTPAGAKKQLADVDAICIPGGFGDRGVSGKVGAIQYARENRVPLLGLCLGLQCIVIEAARNLAAISEANSTEFDAATAHPVISTMEEQLAYVDGAGDLGGTMRLGLYPAKLAEGSIVREVYGDQPYVEERHRHRYEVNNAYRAELEKKAGIVFSGTSPDNKLVEYVEYPREVHPYLVATQAHPELRSRPTRPHPLFAGLVKAAVERKSGA
- a CDS encoding glycoside hydrolase family 15 protein, whose protein sequence is MAGRIEDYALIGDMQTAALVCRDGTADWLCLPRFDSQAVFAGLLGTEEHGFWRLGPAPAPGAEPPAADRRRYRGDSLILESEWDTPRGTVRVTDFMPPRDGAPQLIRIVEGVSGRVPMRSALRMRFSYGRIVPWVHKVDGRTVAVAGPDSVWFDSPADTYGKDLTTYADFTVSPGERIAFTLSWQPSHHRPPALPEPEASLEATEDFWRDWVEHCTYHGPYREAVVRSLITLKALTYAPTGGIVAAPTTSLPEEIGGVRNWDYRYTWLRDAAITLSSLLRTGYREEARAWREWLLRAVAGDPENLQIMYGIAGERELGEAELDWLPGYENSTPVRVGNGAAHQLQLDVYGEVTEALHLAHMTGLARNDYASLLQLKLIEYLEKHWMEPDEGIWEVRGPRRHFVHSKVMAWVAVDRTIKLIEAGDVDGPLERWRQMRDDIHRDVCEKGYDRERNTFTQSYGSKELDASLLLIPQMGFLPPDDKRVIGTIEAIQRELSTEDGFVLRYPTAGEDAGVDGLEGDEGAFLACSFWLADDLAMIGRVDEARKLFERLLALRNDLGLLAEEWDSKNGRQVGNFPQAFSHVPLIDTALRLTASGAYGG